One genomic region from Balaenoptera acutorostrata chromosome 1, mBalAcu1.1, whole genome shotgun sequence encodes:
- the FCRL3 gene encoding Fc receptor-like protein 3, translating to MFLWLLLVILAPGRDQAGVTPKAFLLLNPPWSTNFKTDRVTLTCRDSLSPAQGDISWYYNDHLLDNKFEEIQIHKTGYYKCKTRRSSPSDPVHVDFLSDRLIIQAPHPVFEGDDVTLRCQGREETSETVLYKNEKKISKSSKSTFTLNSVSRDNDKYYCTASKKNFWGITKKETSKPLTIQVQELFPHPVLTARPSQPIEGRTVTLKCETWLPPQRSYIQLQFCFFREDQALGSGWSSSPELNLPTIWSEDSGSYWCQAETVTHLVRKRSLRSQIRVQRVPVSDVNLEIQPPEGQLIEGENLLLICSVAKGTGTVTFSWHREGTVRILGTKTQRSLSAELQILTVKERDAGRYYCAADNIHGPILSKLIRVTLRIPVSRPVLTLRASGAQAVVGDVMELHCESRRGSPPILYRFYHEDVSLGSSSVPSGRAFFNLSLTAEHSGNYSCEADNGLGVQLSDRVTLSVTVPVSHPVFTFHPAGAQAMVGDVLELRCEAQRGSPPILYWFYHKNVTLGSISAPFGGGASFNLSLMAEHSGNFFCGADNGLGVQRSEMVTLTITGPSSNKITLITEGVTAGLLSILGLAATAALVCYFRTQRNSGGLSTTGTPSYSPREFREPSRTSNTDPQEPSYSEPPDPMELQPVYSNVDLGENNLVYSQIWSIQDKKENSANSPKKHWEDKEPAVIYSELKKAHLDDSAGLAINQDRDLEDAAENYENVPRALSAIDH from the exons CTCCTGGAAGAGATCAAGCAG GAGTAACTCCAAAAGCTTTTCTTCTCCTCAATCCTCCATGGTCCACAAACTTCAAAACCGACAGAGTGACTCTCACATGCAGGGATTCCCTTTCTCCAGCCCAAGGAGACATATCTTGGTATTATAATGATCATTTGTTGGATAATAAATTTGAAGAGATCCAAATACACAAGACTGGATATTACAAATGCAAGACTCGAAGATCTTCTCCCAGCGACCCCGTACATGTGGATTTTTTATCTg ACAGACTGATCATCCAGGCTCCACACCCTGTCTTTGAAGGAGATGATGTTACTCTGAGATGCCAAGGGAGAGAAGAAACAAGTGAAACAGttttatacaaaaatgaaaaaaaaattagtaagagtTCTAAATCAACGTTCACACTAAATTCAGTCTCCAGGGACAATGACAAATATTATTGTACTGCTTCTAAGAAAAATTTTTGGGgaattacaaagaaagaaacttcAAAACCTCTAACAATTCAAGTTCAAG AGCTGTTTCCCCATCCTGTGCTGACAGCCAGACCCTCCCAGCCCATAGAGGGGAGAACGGTGACCCTGAAATGTGAGACTTGGCTCCCTCCACAGCGGTCATACATTCAGCTTCAATTCTGCTTCTTCAGAGAAGACCAGGCCTTGGGATCAGGCTGGAGCAGCTCCCCAGAGCTCAATTTACCTACCATATGGAGTGAAGACTCAGGGTCTTACTGGTGCCAGGCAGAGACAGTGACTCACCTTGTCAGGAAAAGAAGCTTGAGATCCCAGATACGTGTGCAGA GAGTCCCTGTGTCTGATGTAAATCTAGAGATCCAGCCCCCCGAGGGGCAGCtgattgaaggagaaaatctgCTCCTTATCTGCTCAGTAGCCAAGGGTACAGGGACTGTCACATTCTCCTGGCACAGAGAGGGCACAGTGAGAATTTtgggaacaaagacccaacgttcCTTGTCGGCAGAGCTGCAGATACTCACTGTGAAGGAGCGTGATGCTGGGAGATACTACTGTGCAGCTGACAACATTCACGGTCCTATCCTCAGTAAACTGATTAGAGTCACACTGAGAA TTCCAGTGTCTCGCCCTGTCCTCACCCTCAGGGCTTCCGGGGCCCAGGCTGTGGTGGGGGACGTGATGGAGCTTCACTGTGAGTCCCGGAGAGGCTCTCCCCCGATCCTGTACCGATTTTATCATGAGGATGTCAGCCTGGGGAGCAGCTCAGTTCCATCTGGAAGAGCGTTCTTCAACCTCTCTCTGACTGCAGAACATTCTGGAAACTACTCCTGTGAGGCTGACAATGGCCTGGGGGTCCAGCTCAGTGACAGAGTGACTCTCAGTGTCACAG TTCCAGTGTCTCATCCTGTCTTCACCTTCCACCCTGCTGGGGCCCAGGCTATGGTGGGAGATGTGTTAGAGCTTCGCTGTGAGGCCCAAAGAGGCTCTCCCCCTATCCTGTACTGGTTTTATCACAAGAATGTCACCCTGGGGAGCATCTCAGCCCCCTTTGGAGGAGGAGCATCCTTCAACCTCAGTCTGATGGCAGAGCATTCTGGGAACTTCTTTTGTGGGGCTGACAATGGCCTGGGGGTCCAGCGCAGTGAGATGGTGACACTCACCATCACAG GGCCTTCCAGTAACAAAATAACGCTTATCACGGAGGGGGTCACTGCAGGGCTGCTAAGCATCCTTGGCCTTGCTGCTACTGCTGCTCTGGTGTGTTACTTCAGGACCCAAAGGAATTCAG GAGGACTTTCCACCACTGGAACACCTAG TTACAGTCCCAGGGAGTTTAGGGAACCTTCTAGAACCTCCAACACAGACCCCCAAGAGCCCAGTTACTCTGAACCACCAGACCCAATGGAACTGCAGCCAGTGTACAGCAATG TGGATCTTGGTGAGAACAACCTGGTTTACTCCCAGATCTGGAGCAtccaagataaaaaagaaaattcag CAAATTCACCAAAGAAACACTGGGAGGATAAG GAGCCTGCCGTCATCTATTCAGAGTTGAAGAAGGCACATCTAGATGATTCTGCAGGGCTGGCCATCAATCAAGACAGGGACCTTGAAGACgctgcagaaaactatgagaatGTCCCACGTGCATTGTCAGCCATAGACCACTAG